Proteins encoded by one window of Paraburkholderia sprentiae WSM5005:
- a CDS encoding type IV pili methyl-accepting chemotaxis transducer N-terminal domain-containing protein, with product MMNKRELADTVSGEIVGELINLAGRQRMLSQRIVLHVLLSVRGESGALAVARTCLATFAQAHAQLVDGNDHLPGAFSEALHGLYFGSHRADERIRGFMRVATDAIEALERNSEPVCAPRDAVIGRLTAEASPLLDLLQAITQAYQDEMQSVEEAARRRQMGVVHELAAISMRANIVAMNGRVAAARAGQFGREFAVITAELAHVIGEMDNLVQSVVGARRGVDGNERGAALRAGRINRATSQRMNSHHTG from the coding sequence ATGATGAACAAGCGGGAACTGGCAGATACGGTATCGGGGGAAATCGTCGGCGAACTCATCAACCTGGCGGGTCGACAGCGCATGCTCTCGCAGCGCATCGTGCTACACGTTCTGCTGAGCGTTCGCGGCGAATCCGGCGCACTTGCCGTTGCACGGACCTGCCTCGCGACGTTCGCGCAGGCGCACGCCCAGTTGGTCGACGGCAACGATCATTTGCCCGGAGCGTTCTCGGAGGCGCTACATGGCCTTTATTTTGGCTCGCACAGAGCGGACGAGCGCATTCGTGGCTTTATGAGAGTCGCAACGGACGCCATCGAAGCGCTCGAGCGGAATTCCGAGCCGGTTTGCGCACCGCGCGACGCAGTCATTGGCCGGCTGACGGCTGAAGCCTCTCCGCTGCTGGATCTCCTACAGGCCATTACGCAGGCGTATCAGGACGAAATGCAGAGCGTCGAGGAGGCTGCTCGGCGGCGGCAGATGGGCGTCGTCCACGAACTGGCGGCGATCTCGATGCGTGCCAACATCGTCGCGATGAACGGGCGTGTTGCTGCGGCGCGCGCTGGACAATTCGGACGCGAATTCGCCGTGATTACGGCCGAACTGGCCCACGTGATAGGTGAAATGGACAACCTGGTGCAAAGCGTCGTCGGCGCGCGCCGAGGTGTCGATGGCAACGAACGCGGGGCGGCGCTTCGCGCCGGGCGAATCAACCGAGCCACGAGTCAACGCATGAACAGTCATCACACGGGTTGA
- a CDS encoding SMP-30/gluconolactonase/LRE family protein: MSMPVPVCVWALGAELAEGPLWQAAENAVYFVDIKGRRIHRLSVATGEQRTWQAPDQPGFLAPLADCTFVCGLPSGLHRFDPVSGEFSRLVDVEPQLPGNRLNDGFVDAQGRLWFGSMDDAEQAPSGMLYRVNEQGAAIAQDDDYVITNGPAMSPDGRTLYHNDTMRRVVYAFDVATDGTLSGKRIFAAISGDGHPDGMAVDADGFVWIALFGGWRIERYSPAGELVDQVPLPVANVTKLAFGGDDLQTVYVSTAWKGLTAVERQHQPQAGGLFSFRAPVAGQAQARCTVGFER, translated from the coding sequence ATGAGCATGCCGGTCCCTGTGTGCGTATGGGCGCTCGGCGCCGAACTGGCCGAAGGGCCGCTGTGGCAGGCCGCCGAAAACGCCGTGTATTTCGTCGATATCAAGGGGCGCCGGATTCATCGGCTGTCCGTCGCGACCGGCGAGCAGCGGACGTGGCAGGCGCCCGACCAGCCCGGTTTTCTGGCGCCGCTCGCGGACTGCACGTTCGTGTGCGGGCTGCCATCCGGCTTGCATCGGTTCGATCCGGTGAGCGGGGAGTTCAGCCGGCTCGTCGACGTCGAACCGCAGCTGCCGGGCAACCGCCTCAACGACGGTTTCGTCGATGCACAGGGACGCCTGTGGTTCGGCTCGATGGATGATGCGGAACAGGCGCCGAGCGGCATGCTGTATCGCGTGAACGAGCAAGGCGCGGCAATCGCGCAGGACGACGACTACGTGATCACGAACGGCCCGGCGATGAGTCCGGACGGCCGCACGCTGTATCACAACGACACGATGCGGCGCGTGGTCTACGCGTTCGACGTCGCCACGGACGGCACGCTGTCGGGCAAGCGCATCTTCGCGGCGATCTCGGGCGACGGCCATCCTGACGGCATGGCGGTCGACGCCGACGGCTTCGTATGGATCGCGCTGTTCGGTGGCTGGCGGATCGAGCGTTACTCGCCCGCGGGCGAACTGGTCGATCAGGTGCCGTTGCCGGTCGCGAACGTGACGAAGCTCGCGTTCGGCGGCGACGATCTGCAAACCGTCTATGTGTCGACCGCATGGAAGGGACTGACGGCGGTCGAGCGGCAGCATCAGCCGCAGGCGGGCGGACTGTTCTCGTTCCGCGCGCCGGTCGCCGGGCAGGCTCAGGCGCGCTGCACGGTGGGTTTCGAGCGCTAA
- a CDS encoding Rossmann-fold NAD(P)-binding domain-containing protein encodes MKPPFLTTHSHLTRHNIMHFITDDHVRRLITLRDAIAELRVALIEHGAGRASVQPRVRTKGEHVSISAMGAILPSAGVCGAKIYSDHGLNRRDHADGRERSAST; translated from the coding sequence TTGAAACCGCCGTTCCTGACGACCCACTCTCATCTGACGCGACACAACATCATGCATTTCATTACCGACGACCATGTGCGCCGTCTGATCACCCTGCGCGACGCGATTGCCGAACTACGCGTTGCGCTGATCGAACACGGCGCGGGCCGCGCATCGGTTCAGCCGCGCGTCAGAACGAAGGGCGAGCACGTATCGATCAGTGCGATGGGCGCTATCCTGCCGAGCGCGGGTGTGTGCGGCGCGAAGATCTATTCAGATCATGGATTGAATCGACGCGACCATGCCGACGGACGGGAGCGAAGCGCCTCAACGTAA
- a CDS encoding SDR family NAD(P)-dependent oxidoreductase, with amino-acid sequence MSYAIYPSLSDKTIVVTGGGGGIGAAMVEAFAQQGARVFFLDVAEHDSLALQEALRHAKHPPLFRRCDLKSVDAIESTFAAIVDLAGPIDVLVNNAGNDDRHEIGELTASYWDDRIAVNLRHQFFCAQAAANGMRRAGRGVILNLGSVSWHVALPNLAIYMTAKAGIEGLTRGLARDLGGAGIRVNCIIPGAVKTPRQMQLWQSAESEAKVVASQCLPLRIEPEHVARMALFLASDDASRCSGRDYFVDAGWYGE; translated from the coding sequence ATGTCGTACGCAATCTATCCGAGCCTGTCGGACAAAACGATCGTCGTGACCGGCGGCGGCGGCGGGATCGGCGCCGCAATGGTCGAAGCCTTCGCGCAGCAGGGCGCGCGCGTGTTCTTCCTCGACGTCGCCGAGCACGATTCGCTCGCGCTGCAGGAAGCGCTTCGCCACGCGAAGCATCCGCCGCTATTCCGTCGCTGCGACCTGAAAAGTGTCGACGCGATCGAAAGCACGTTCGCCGCGATCGTCGATCTCGCGGGTCCGATCGACGTGCTGGTGAACAATGCCGGCAACGACGACCGCCACGAAATCGGCGAATTGACCGCGAGCTACTGGGACGACCGTATCGCGGTGAATCTGCGCCACCAGTTCTTCTGCGCGCAGGCCGCCGCAAACGGCATGCGTCGCGCGGGACGCGGCGTGATCCTGAACCTGGGCTCGGTGTCGTGGCATGTCGCGCTGCCGAACCTCGCGATCTATATGACCGCGAAGGCCGGCATCGAAGGGCTCACGCGCGGTCTCGCGCGCGATCTCGGCGGCGCGGGCATTCGCGTGAACTGCATCATCCCCGGTGCGGTGAAGACACCGCGGCAGATGCAGCTGTGGCAATCGGCGGAGAGCGAAGCGAAGGTCGTCGCGAGTCAGTGTCTGCCGCTGCGCATCGAGCCCGAGCACGTCGCGCGCATGGCGTTGTTCCTCGCATCGGACGACGCGTCGCGCTGCTCCGGCCGCGATTACTTCGTCGACGCAGGGTGGTACGGAGAATGA
- a CDS encoding PAS domain-containing hybrid sensor histidine kinase/response regulator — translation MHDPAHFLPSFVWRADRDGTIRYANPWTSRYLGFPAAELVGLHWKTFVHPDDIDRVLDAVRQMRDGTLLGNVEVRLLRADGEYRWHVLHLQAELDANGRIGNTMGVATDVHEARHAWAMYEASERRLQAAFQGARMGAWEWDMKNRVVRMTSQLADLYGFPPGTDAIALSDLWDRVETEYRDLFQQKLDEALQHGGPFEFDFLLDGGSSSPRWLRMRGHAEFDDQGTLARVYGVSFDISKQRAAEEQLSLSERRYRALVQSTGALVWSAGPDGDIRPAGDDWSRFTGDEVVRLSDWGWLDYVHPDDRDSARQVWLDVLQRGTPGSSVFRLRRYDGQYRMVLAQAAPLFDSHGKLQEWFGTTTDVTAQYEAQAAIEARSLRLSVAIQAARLNIVTLDLASSTLSFEAGVEPPIDDGLTYDEALSRVHPDDRTTLERYVHSVAEGNDPRANFEFRLPNAGGEQWMQGSALLQRGTDGKPLRIIASVIDITERKQLELMLRDTDRRKDEFLAMLAHELRNPLAPLRTAIALLDKQPDPAVRSQELIDLMRRQVEHMTRIVDDLLEVSRITHGRIVLQLEPVLVGTAVYHAVEAIAAMAEARHQQLHVNVSDPTVWVSGDITRISQIFVNILNNASKYTPENGHITVTVEADGESVLIVTQDTGTGISAELLPKVFELFSQGERTLDRSSGGLGIGLSLVKKLVEMHNGTIALHSDGPNLGTTVTVRLPRLHHHERHSAVALSAPAPGRAPIAFRLLVVDDNRDAADSLAMLCESEGHAVRVAYSSAEALEAAPRFMPDVALLDIGLPDIDGYELAKQLRRKGDTRPLLIAITGYGQTEDRLRAQSAGFDYHFVKPVNIDSLLKLLASLTNPAP, via the coding sequence ATGCACGATCCTGCTCACTTTCTTCCTTCGTTTGTCTGGCGTGCCGATCGCGACGGTACCATCCGCTACGCCAACCCGTGGACCTCGCGGTATCTCGGCTTTCCCGCCGCTGAGCTCGTCGGGCTGCACTGGAAAACGTTCGTTCATCCCGACGACATCGATCGCGTGCTCGACGCTGTGCGGCAGATGCGAGACGGCACGCTGCTCGGCAATGTCGAGGTGCGTCTGCTGCGCGCCGACGGCGAGTATCGCTGGCACGTGTTGCACCTCCAGGCGGAGCTCGACGCGAATGGCCGCATCGGCAACACGATGGGCGTCGCGACCGACGTCCACGAGGCCCGCCACGCATGGGCGATGTACGAAGCCAGCGAGCGCCGCCTGCAGGCTGCGTTCCAGGGTGCCCGCATGGGTGCATGGGAATGGGACATGAAGAACCGCGTCGTGCGGATGACCTCGCAGCTCGCGGATCTGTACGGATTTCCACCGGGCACCGATGCGATCGCACTATCCGATCTGTGGGACCGGGTCGAGACCGAGTATCGCGACCTGTTCCAGCAGAAGCTCGATGAGGCGCTGCAACATGGCGGACCATTCGAATTCGATTTCCTATTGGACGGCGGATCGAGTTCACCACGCTGGCTGCGCATGCGCGGCCATGCGGAATTCGACGACCAGGGCACGCTTGCGCGCGTCTATGGCGTGAGCTTCGATATCAGCAAGCAGCGCGCAGCCGAAGAGCAGCTCAGTCTCAGCGAGCGGCGTTACCGGGCGCTCGTCCAATCGACAGGCGCACTGGTGTGGTCGGCCGGACCGGACGGCGACATCCGGCCGGCTGGAGACGACTGGAGCCGTTTCACCGGCGACGAGGTAGTCCGTCTCTCCGACTGGGGATGGCTTGACTACGTTCACCCGGACGACCGCGACAGCGCACGGCAGGTCTGGCTCGACGTGCTGCAGCGAGGCACGCCCGGATCGAGCGTGTTCCGCCTGCGGCGTTATGACGGCCAGTACAGGATGGTACTGGCGCAGGCGGCGCCTCTCTTCGACAGCCACGGTAAACTGCAGGAGTGGTTCGGCACGACAACCGACGTGACGGCTCAGTATGAAGCGCAAGCGGCGATCGAAGCGCGCAGCCTGCGTCTGTCCGTCGCGATCCAGGCGGCGCGGCTCAACATCGTCACGCTCGACCTTGCGTCGAGCACGCTATCGTTCGAAGCAGGCGTCGAACCGCCGATAGACGACGGGCTCACCTACGACGAAGCGCTCAGCCGTGTGCACCCGGACGATCGCACGACGCTCGAGCGTTATGTGCACAGCGTGGCCGAAGGCAACGACCCGCGCGCGAACTTCGAATTTCGTTTGCCAAACGCGGGCGGCGAACAATGGATGCAAGGCAGCGCGCTGCTTCAGCGAGGCACGGACGGCAAGCCGCTGCGTATCATCGCCAGCGTGATCGATATCACCGAGCGTAAGCAGCTCGAACTGATGTTGCGCGATACGGACCGCCGCAAGGATGAGTTTCTCGCGATGCTCGCGCACGAGCTGCGCAATCCGCTGGCGCCGCTGCGCACGGCCATCGCGCTGCTCGACAAGCAGCCCGACCCGGCTGTTCGCTCGCAGGAGCTGATCGACCTGATGCGCCGGCAGGTCGAGCACATGACGCGGATCGTCGACGATCTGCTCGAAGTCTCGCGCATCACACATGGGCGCATCGTGCTGCAACTCGAGCCCGTGCTGGTCGGCACAGCCGTCTACCATGCGGTCGAGGCAATCGCGGCGATGGCGGAGGCGCGCCATCAGCAGTTGCACGTGAACGTCAGCGACCCGACCGTCTGGGTAAGCGGCGACATCACGCGGATCTCGCAGATCTTCGTCAACATCCTGAACAATGCGAGCAAGTACACACCGGAAAACGGCCATATCACGGTGACTGTCGAGGCCGACGGCGAATCGGTTCTGATCGTCACGCAAGACACCGGAACGGGCATTTCGGCCGAGCTTCTGCCGAAGGTGTTCGAGCTCTTCTCGCAAGGCGAGCGCACCCTCGATCGATCGAGTGGCGGACTGGGAATCGGATTGTCCCTGGTCAAAAAGCTCGTCGAGATGCACAACGGAACGATCGCGCTGCACAGCGACGGCCCCAATCTCGGCACGACCGTAACGGTCAGGCTGCCACGTCTGCATCACCATGAACGCCATTCGGCCGTAGCGCTTTCGGCGCCTGCGCCGGGGCGCGCGCCGATCGCGTTTCGCTTGCTGGTCGTCGACGACAATCGCGACGCGGCCGATTCGCTCGCGATGCTGTGCGAATCCGAGGGGCATGCCGTCCGTGTCGCCTATTCGTCCGCCGAGGCGCTCGAAGCCGCGCCGCGATTCATGCCGGACGTCGCGTTGCTCGATATCGGATTGCCGGATATCGACGGATACGAACTGGCAAAGCAGCTCCGCCGCAAAGGCGATACCAGGCCACTGCTCATCGCGATTACCGGGTACGGTCAGACGGAAGACAGGCTGCGCGCGCAATCGGCGGGCTTCGACTATCACTTCGTCAAACCGGTCAATATCGACAGCCTGCTGAAGCTGCTTGCGTCGCTGACGAACCCGGCTCCATAA
- a CDS encoding ABC transporter ATP-binding protein, translated as MASISLTNVQKSYTSGNAVIRDANLEVGKDEFCVFLGPSGCGKSTLLRMIAGLESITDGELRIDGQLMNNVEPAKRQVAMVFQNYALYPHMSVYENMAFGLRQAKIDKAVIDRKVRSAAAALQLDSYLERRPAALSGGQRQRVAIGRAIVREPGVFLFDEPLSNLDAALRVQTRTEIARLHREYNRASAVYVTHDQIEAMALADKIVLLHAGADMEKHGSIAQIGAPLDLYHRPKSRFVAGFIGSPKMNFMPATVLAVDDKGIQLELTTGERVRAAVDGRRQRVGSQVTLGIRPEHLALPSTQPGVQAIRCAVRLVERMGEHSYVHLDGGIRGGNAMIAKLPGDGGVTHDERVELAFAPHACHVFDDKDFALPRLH; from the coding sequence ATGGCAAGCATCTCCCTTACTAACGTACAGAAGTCCTATACGAGCGGCAACGCGGTGATCCGCGACGCCAACCTCGAAGTCGGCAAGGACGAATTCTGCGTGTTCCTCGGACCGTCGGGCTGTGGCAAGTCCACGCTGCTGCGCATGATCGCCGGCCTGGAATCGATCACCGACGGCGAACTGCGCATCGACGGTCAACTGATGAACAACGTCGAACCCGCGAAGCGTCAGGTCGCGATGGTGTTCCAGAACTACGCGCTCTATCCGCATATGAGCGTGTACGAGAACATGGCCTTCGGTCTGCGTCAGGCAAAAATCGATAAGGCCGTCATCGACAGGAAGGTGCGCAGCGCCGCTGCCGCACTGCAACTCGACAGCTACCTCGAACGCCGCCCCGCAGCGCTGTCCGGCGGCCAGCGCCAGCGCGTGGCGATCGGGCGCGCGATCGTGCGCGAGCCGGGCGTGTTCCTGTTCGACGAGCCGCTGTCGAATCTCGACGCCGCGCTGCGCGTGCAGACGCGGACTGAAATCGCCCGTTTGCATCGGGAGTACAACCGCGCGAGCGCGGTGTACGTCACGCACGACCAGATCGAAGCGATGGCGCTCGCCGACAAGATCGTGCTGCTGCACGCCGGCGCGGACATGGAAAAACACGGCAGCATCGCCCAGATCGGCGCGCCGCTCGATCTGTATCACCGGCCGAAGAGCCGTTTCGTCGCGGGCTTCATCGGTTCGCCGAAGATGAACTTCATGCCTGCCACGGTCCTCGCCGTCGACGACAAGGGCATCCAGCTCGAGCTGACGACGGGCGAGCGCGTGCGCGCCGCGGTCGACGGCCGCAGGCAGCGCGTCGGCTCGCAGGTCACGCTCGGTATCCGCCCGGAACACCTCGCGCTGCCGTCGACGCAGCCCGGCGTGCAGGCGATCCGCTGCGCGGTGCGTCTGGTCGAACGGATGGGCGAGCATAGCTACGTGCATCTGGACGGTGGCATCCGCGGCGGCAACGCGATGATCGCCAAACTGCCCGGCGACGGTGGCGTGACGCACGACGAACGCGTCGAGCTGGCGTTTGCGCCGCACGCGTGCCACGTGTTCGACGACAAGGATTTCGCGCTGCCGCGTCTGCACTGA
- a CDS encoding LacI family DNA-binding transcriptional regulator, which translates to MSDVAERAGVSKMTVSRVLAGGNVSQATRERVQKVIDELGYVADAAAGALSSGRSEFVAVLVPSLSSSNFSDTVRGLNAALGPHGLQLLLGDTDYRLDQEELLVRSMLRHQPRCVALTGGRHTEATRMLLQRAGIPVVEMWDLPSDPIDAVVGFSNSAAARAMVRHLHERGYRRIGFIAGASERDRRGHDRMRGYVAEIKALGLGEPRVIRLGDSPITMSHGGPAIGALLDTWPDTEAVMCVSDMSAFGAIMECHRRGLSVPDDIAIAGFGNFEVSWCCQPSITTVSVDAYGIGLRAGETLLAALAEREAGDAHRRKAVKIDFTVIARDSA; encoded by the coding sequence ATGTCCGATGTTGCCGAACGCGCGGGCGTCTCGAAGATGACCGTGTCGCGCGTGCTCGCGGGCGGAAACGTGTCGCAAGCGACCCGCGAGCGCGTGCAGAAAGTCATCGACGAGCTCGGCTACGTCGCCGATGCGGCGGCGGGCGCGCTGTCGTCGGGCCGCTCGGAGTTCGTCGCGGTGCTGGTGCCGTCGCTGTCGAGCTCGAATTTTTCCGACACCGTGCGCGGCCTGAATGCCGCACTGGGTCCGCATGGTCTGCAACTGCTGCTCGGCGACACGGACTACCGTCTGGACCAGGAGGAATTGCTGGTGCGCTCGATGCTGCGCCACCAGCCGCGCTGCGTCGCCTTGACTGGCGGCCGGCACACCGAAGCGACGCGCATGCTGTTGCAGCGCGCCGGCATTCCAGTCGTCGAGATGTGGGATCTGCCCAGCGATCCGATCGATGCGGTCGTCGGCTTTTCGAACTCGGCGGCGGCGCGCGCGATGGTCCGGCATCTGCACGAGCGCGGTTATCGGCGGATCGGCTTTATCGCTGGCGCGAGCGAGCGCGACCGGCGCGGCCACGACCGGATGCGCGGCTACGTCGCCGAAATCAAGGCACTGGGCCTTGGCGAACCGCGCGTGATCCGGCTCGGCGATTCGCCGATCACGATGAGCCATGGCGGACCCGCGATCGGCGCATTGCTCGACACGTGGCCCGATACCGAGGCCGTGATGTGCGTAAGCGACATGTCGGCGTTCGGCGCGATCATGGAGTGTCATCGGCGCGGGCTGTCGGTGCCGGACGACATCGCGATTGCCGGCTTCGGCAACTTCGAGGTGTCGTGGTGCTGTCAACCGAGCATCACGACGGTCTCGGTCGACGCGTACGGCATCGGCCTGCGCGCCGGCGAAACGCTGCTCGCGGCGCTCGCCGAGCGCGAAGCAGGTGATGCGCATCGCCGGAAAGCGGTGAAGATCGATTTCACGGTGATTGCGCGCGACAGCGCGTAG
- a CDS encoding carbohydrate ABC transporter permease: MNKKLRFPRVGIPMLALIWLAVTTIPFIFMVASSFKSQEETFATSVWAPPSHLYWGNYTAVLQGPFFTYLRNSVFTVGVSVLLIVIISAMAAYAFARLRFALNKTLFGLVVAGMIVPLHATLVPIYLLTRNLGLYDTAFALLGPYVALSLPVSIFILTEFMRQIPRELEEAAQLDGCSPFRIFWRIFFPLSAPGLATVAIFNGIGLWNEFIFAYMLTSTAEHRTLPLAIWDFMGQYASNIPSMLAVLVLTSLPLIVGYAFGQERVIKGMMAGSLKG; this comes from the coding sequence ATGAACAAGAAACTCCGCTTCCCGCGCGTGGGGATTCCCATGCTGGCTCTGATCTGGCTGGCTGTCACGACGATTCCATTCATCTTCATGGTTGCGTCGAGCTTCAAGAGCCAGGAAGAGACCTTCGCGACTTCCGTCTGGGCGCCGCCGAGCCACCTGTATTGGGGCAATTACACGGCTGTGCTGCAAGGGCCGTTTTTCACGTATCTGCGCAACAGCGTGTTCACGGTCGGCGTGTCGGTGCTGCTGATTGTCATCATCAGTGCGATGGCGGCCTACGCGTTTGCGCGCTTGCGCTTCGCGCTGAACAAGACGCTCTTCGGTCTCGTGGTCGCCGGCATGATCGTGCCGCTGCATGCGACGCTCGTGCCGATCTACCTGCTCACGCGCAACCTCGGTCTTTACGATACCGCGTTCGCGCTGCTCGGCCCTTACGTGGCACTCAGTCTGCCGGTGTCGATCTTCATCCTGACCGAGTTCATGCGCCAGATTCCGCGCGAACTCGAAGAAGCCGCGCAGCTCGACGGCTGCAGTCCGTTCCGCATCTTCTGGCGTATTTTCTTCCCCCTTTCGGCACCGGGGCTCGCCACCGTGGCCATCTTCAACGGCATTGGTCTGTGGAACGAGTTCATCTTCGCGTACATGCTGACGTCGACGGCCGAGCACCGGACGCTGCCGCTCGCGATCTGGGACTTCATGGGGCAATACGCGTCGAACATACCGTCGATGCTGGCTGTCCTCGTGCTCACCTCGTTGCCGCTGATCGTTGGCTATGCGTTCGGTCAGGAGCGCGTGATCAAAGGGATGATGGCCGGCTCGCTCAAGGGCTGA
- a CDS encoding glycoside hydrolase family 3 N-terminal domain-containing protein, with protein MLLRQSEVPLYRNPAAAVEERVADLLARMTLDEKIAQLHAAWLKLSADGKHQARSIDFAQSANQITVDEILQHGLGQITRPLGTHTVDPKEGVRALNELQRKMVEDTRLGIPVMSHEECLVGLMIKDATLFPSPLNYAATWNPQLVGEVGTIIGEQARSIGCHQGLAPVLDVSRDPRWGRTEETLGEDPYLVGVLACHYVKGLQGEQRDLLATLKHFVGHSASEGGRNHAPVHVGPRELNDVFMLPFEMAVKLANAGSVMPAYHDVDGVPCHGDRALLHDTLREKWGFDGLVVADYAGVDLLFSHHAVARDSASAAALAFNSGLDVELPGHECAVHLKEALERNEITEATIDNAVSRVLRVKFQLGLFENPYVDPERVDVKSAAAGDTAYQVALESAVLLRNEGDVLPLDANGADKIAVIGPTADDPLALLAGYSFPVHLINSGEQSTAWIATPLRSLRALLGEKRVIHAQGCDIIKERRAGAPVFPGDVSLDLTGDAHCDELISKDTDGIAAAVDAARQAGVALVFVGDLAGLFQSGTVGEGSDTDSLDLPGVQQALLEAVVDSGTPTVVVMTGGRPYNLGGLEDRIAAQIMAFAPGERGAQALADLLVGRANFSGRLPLSVPKSAGAVPYVYNHRLKSAGTPVAYHFGCRYPFGFGLGYTRFRYGDLALAHSEVPIEDGTVELSFTVDNIGARDGTEVVQIYVRDRHASVARPVRELKAFARVPLAAGASARVRVKLPVDMLNFTDGRAERIVEPGEFDLLVGSSSRDIHLSGMVTVAGSATRTLERGWRMLSEVAIA; from the coding sequence ATGTTGCTTCGCCAAAGTGAAGTCCCGCTCTACCGCAATCCAGCGGCAGCCGTGGAAGAGCGCGTGGCCGATCTGCTCGCGCGCATGACACTCGACGAAAAGATTGCGCAGCTTCACGCCGCGTGGCTGAAGCTGTCGGCCGATGGCAAGCACCAGGCGCGCAGCATCGATTTCGCGCAGAGCGCCAACCAGATCACGGTCGACGAGATCCTGCAGCATGGCCTCGGTCAGATCACGCGTCCGCTCGGCACGCACACGGTCGATCCGAAGGAAGGCGTGCGCGCGCTCAACGAGCTGCAGCGCAAAATGGTCGAAGACACGCGCCTCGGCATTCCGGTGATGTCGCACGAAGAGTGCCTCGTGGGGCTCATGATCAAGGACGCGACGCTGTTCCCGTCGCCGTTGAACTATGCGGCGACGTGGAATCCGCAACTGGTCGGCGAAGTGGGCACGATCATCGGCGAGCAGGCGCGCTCGATCGGCTGTCACCAGGGGCTCGCGCCGGTGCTCGACGTCTCGCGCGACCCGCGCTGGGGCCGCACGGAGGAGACACTCGGCGAAGACCCGTATCTGGTTGGCGTGCTCGCCTGTCATTACGTGAAGGGCCTGCAAGGCGAACAACGCGATCTGCTCGCGACGCTTAAGCATTTCGTCGGTCATTCGGCGAGCGAAGGCGGCCGCAACCATGCGCCGGTGCACGTCGGCCCACGCGAGTTGAACGACGTGTTCATGCTGCCGTTCGAGATGGCCGTGAAGCTCGCGAACGCGGGCTCGGTGATGCCTGCGTATCATGACGTCGACGGCGTGCCCTGTCATGGCGACCGCGCGCTGCTGCATGACACGCTGCGTGAGAAGTGGGGCTTCGACGGCCTCGTCGTCGCCGATTACGCTGGCGTGGATCTGCTGTTCAGCCATCACGCGGTGGCGCGCGACAGCGCATCGGCCGCGGCCCTCGCGTTCAACTCCGGCCTCGACGTCGAGTTGCCCGGCCACGAGTGCGCGGTGCATCTGAAGGAAGCGCTGGAGCGCAACGAGATCACCGAAGCGACGATCGACAACGCGGTTTCGCGCGTGCTGCGGGTGAAATTTCAGCTCGGCCTGTTCGAGAATCCGTACGTCGATCCCGAGCGCGTCGATGTGAAGAGCGCGGCCGCGGGCGATACCGCGTATCAGGTCGCGCTCGAATCGGCGGTGCTGTTGCGCAACGAAGGCGACGTGCTGCCGCTCGACGCGAACGGCGCGGACAAGATCGCCGTGATCGGCCCGACCGCCGACGATCCGCTCGCGCTGCTCGCTGGCTACAGCTTCCCGGTGCATCTGATCAACAGCGGCGAGCAGTCGACGGCGTGGATCGCGACACCGCTGCGCTCACTGCGCGCGTTGCTCGGCGAGAAGCGCGTGATTCACGCGCAGGGTTGCGACATCATCAAGGAACGCCGCGCGGGTGCGCCGGTGTTCCCGGGCGACGTGTCGCTCGATCTGACCGGCGACGCGCATTGCGACGAGCTGATCAGCAAGGACACCGACGGCATCGCGGCCGCGGTCGATGCCGCGCGGCAAGCGGGCGTGGCGCTCGTGTTCGTCGGCGATCTGGCGGGCCTGTTCCAGTCCGGCACCGTCGGCGAAGGGTCCGATACCGACAGCCTCGATCTGCCGGGCGTGCAGCAAGCGTTGCTCGAAGCGGTGGTCGACAGCGGCACGCCGACGGTCGTCGTGATGACGGGCGGCCGTCCGTACAATCTCGGCGGTCTCGAAGACCGCATCGCCGCGCAAATCATGGCGTTCGCGCCCGGCGAGCGCGGCGCGCAGGCGCTGGCCGATCTGTTGGTGGGTCGCGCCAATTTCAGCGGCCGGCTGCCGCTGTCGGTGCCGAAGAGCGCGGGCGCCGTGCCGTACGTGTATAACCATCGTCTGAAGAGCGCGGGAACGCCGGTTGCGTACCACTTCGGTTGCCGCTATCCGTTCGGCTTCGGCCTCGGCTATACGCGGTTCCGTTATGGCGATCTCGCGCTCGCGCACAGCGAAGTGCCGATCGAAGACGGCACGGTCGAACTGAGCTTCACGGTCGACAACATCGGCGCGCGTGACGGCACCGAGGTCGTGCAGATCTATGTGCGCGACCGGCACGCGTCGGTCGCGCGGCCAGTGCGCGAGCTGAAGGCATTTGCGCGCGTGCCGCTCGCGGCTGGGGCATCGGCGCGTGTGCGCGTGAAGCTGCCGGTCGACATGCTGAACTTCACCGACGGGCGCGCAGAGCGTATCGTCGAGCCCGGTGAATTCGATCTGCTGGTCGGCAGCTCGAGCCGCGACATTCATCTGAGCGGCATGGTCACGGTTGCCGGCTCCGCGACGAGAACGCTCGAACGCGGCTGGCGCATGCTGAGCGAGGTCGCGATAGCATAA